One Lytechinus variegatus isolate NC3 chromosome 11, Lvar_3.0, whole genome shotgun sequence DNA segment encodes these proteins:
- the LOC121423789 gene encoding cystathionine gamma-lyase-like, which yields MATKRPRNDVNDEKNGAFPEPYFTPFPHFGTDAIHAGQDPEQWASNAVVPLISLSTTFKQEAPGVMPGGYEYSRGGNPTRTVLEKCVAAIEGAKHALAFSSGLGATMAICHLLKTGDHLIAMDDIYGGTNRYFQKVLSNFGVQATFVDARYPEKVAEAMQENTKLVWVETPTNPTLKLVDIAAVSAIAHSQPGVVLVADNTFSSPYFQRGLDLGADIVMYSATKYMNGHSDVVMGLVACNDDELHKKLHFQLYAAGSCPSPFDCFLVNRGLKTLHIRMKQHYKNGLAVATYLESNPRVRKVIYPGLPSHPQHDIFKKQMKGFGGMVTFYLQGDLENSKTFLQSVKVFTLAESLGGYESLAELPGVMTHASVPPEQRKVLGIDNSLIRLSVGLEDTEDLIQDLEQALKKAVPL from the exons ATGGCAACCAAACGACCAAGAAATGATGTAAATGACGAGAAAAATGGTGCCTTTCCCGAGCCGTATTTCACCCCGTTTCCTCATTTTGGTACAGATGCGATCCACGCGGGCCAGGACCCCGAGCAGTGGGCGTCCAACGCCGTAGTGCCGCTGATCTCACTTTCTACAACTTTCAAGCAAGAGGCACCCGGTGTAATGCCAGGA GGTTATGAATACTCAAGAGGAGGAAACCCAACAAGGACAGTCCTGGAGAAATGTGTGGCAGCCATTGAAGGGGCTAAACATG CTCTTGCTTTCAGCTCTGGTCTTGGTGCCACCATGGCAATCTGCCACCTGTTGAAAACCGGTGATCATCTCATCGCTATGGATGACATCTACGGGGGAACCAACCGTTACTTCCAGAAGGTCCTCTCTAACTTTGGCGTCCAGGCAACCTTTGTGGATGCCCGCTACCCTGAGAAGGTGGCAGAAGCCATGCAAGAAAACACCAAG CTTGTCTGGGTGGAGACACCAACCAACCCTACCTTGAAGCTTGTTGATATCGCAGCAGTCAGCGCTATCGCTCACAGTCAACCTGGTGTCGTCCTTGTAGCAGACAACACCTTCAGTTCACCTTATTTCCAG AGAGGACTTGATCTGGGAGCTGATATCGTAATGTATTCAGCAACCAAGTACATGAATGGACATTCCGATGTAGTGATGGGTCTAGTTGCGTGCAATGATGATGAACTTCACAAGAAACTTCACTTTCAGCTCTATG CTGCCGGGAGCTGTCCGTCACCTTTTGACTGTTTCCTGGTGAACAGAGGGTTGAAGACGCTTCACATCAGGATGAAACAGCATTATAAGAATGGTCTAGCTGTCGCTACATACCTGGAGAGCAATCCAAGGGTCCGTAAAGTCATCTATCCAG GTCTTCCAAGCCATCCACAGCATGATATCTTTAAGAAGCAGATGAAGGGCTTCGGAGGCATGGTGACCTTCTATCTTCAAGGTGACCTTGAGAACTCAAAGACATTCCTCCAGAGTGTCAAGGTCTTCACACTGGCAGAGAGTCTTGGGGGATACGAGTCACTTGCTGAACTACC TGGGGTCATGACCCATGCATCTGTGCCCCCTGAACAGCGAAAGGTTCTTGGTATAGACAACAGTCTTATCAGACTTTCTGTTGGGCTAGAGGACACTGAAGACCTCATCCAGGATCTGGAACAAGCTCTCAAGAAAGCT GTACCACTATAG
- the LOC121424441 gene encoding trace amine-associated receptor 8a-like: MSSHNFQNNLSFDGLSGTDTPDYPPFYPDMPGAPSGKGVASGIFTIVYACLIIASNIVMIVAYFVEKRLQTYNNSFIINLIISDLLVGFSLVVFFVTNCTPSGSPLCKIFIGVNEGLLSVSVITIVVICADRHRATYDPIKHFTSKSNRKACLLNSIPWVVAFVFWILFALFGFEATSPINGRSPVRMVGLSLPILMTLVPLVIITVLYARILYKIRTSLGAQRLKDRFDVKSDDAGTKGDTDSSCTASTDIQQTGHKEKSERKPGKRESEASARKATRSLSFIIISFLVSWMPYVIFVIGNIIDESLLLDGNKLSSIVLAFILTVRFTNSFLNPLSYAAAQPLFRHTVAGMFCNPKQLC; encoded by the exons ATGTCgagtcataattttcagaataacCTTTCTTTTGATGGTTTATCGGGGACGGATACGCCAGATTATCCTCCATTTTATCCTGATATGCCGGGAGCACCTTCTGGTAAAGGGGTTGCCAGCGGCATTTTCACAATTGTCTACGCGTGTCTCATCATCGCATCCAATATCGTCATGATCGTCGCATACTTCGTCGAGAAACGACTGCAGACGTACAACAACTCCTTCATCATCAATCTCATTATCAGCGATTTATTGGTCGGATTCTCTCTCGTCGTCTTTTTCGTCACGAATTGTACCCCAAGTGGATCCCCACTCTGCAAGATCTTCATCGGCGTCAATGAGGGATTGCTGAGTGTTTCGGTGATCACCATCGTTGTCATATGCGCTGACCGACACCGCGCGACGTATGACCCTATCAAACACTTCACGAGCAAAAGCAACAGGAAGGCGTGCCTCCTCAACTCCATCCCTTGGGTTGTGGCTTTTGTCTTTTGGATCCTGTTTGCGTTGTTTGGATTTGAGGCCACATCCCCGATTAATGGTCGCAGTCCTGTTCGGATGGTCGGGTTGTCCCTACCGATCCTGATGACCCTCGTACCCTTGGTAATCATCACCGTTCTCTACGCCAGAATCCTCTACAAGATCAGGACCTCCCTCGGAGCTCAACGCCTGAAAGACAGGTTTGATGTGAAGTCCGATGATGCAGGCACCAAAGGAGACACGGACTCGAGCTGCACAGCTAGCACTGATATTCAGCAAACAGGACACAAAGAAAAG TCTGAAAGAAAGCCCGGGAAACGAGAATCTGAAGCTTCCGCCCGTAAAGCCACTCGCAGTCTCTCTTTTATCATCATCTCCTTTCTGGTTTCTTGGATGCCCTACGTCATCTTCGTGATCGGTAACATCATCGACGAGTCCCTCCTCCTCGACGGGAATAAGCTCTCGAGTATCGTTCTCGCCTTCATCCTGACGGTTCGCTTCACAAATAGTTTCCTGAATCCGCTAAGCTACGCCGCTGCACAACCCCTCTTTCGGCACACCGTAGCGGGAATGTTTTGTAATCCAAAGCAGCTCTGTTAA